The segment AGCTCGTGAACGTGAACGTGCCGCCCTTCTGTCGCGTGGCGTAACCGGGGGCATCGCCGAAGGCGGTCGCGGCGTCGCGGAAGAGCTCCGCGATATTTTTGGGGAGAATGCGAGTGGTCATGAATTCGCGTTCAAGCGGACGGCCGGGGCGGCCCGCCGGATTCGCGGAACGTGATGCGGGCTTTCGTCAGATCATAGGGTGAAAGCTCCACCGTGACGGCATCGCCGGGCACGATGCGGATGAAATGTTTGCGCATCTTGCCGGAGATGTGGGCGAGCACGATGTGGCCATTGCCGAGCTTTACGCGAAACATCGTGCCAGGAAGAACCTCGGTGACGATGCCTTGGGCGGAAAGAGCCTCTTCCTTTGACATAGCTGCGGCGGGTTATAAGCCGTCCACCGCCTCGAAATCAACCCATCTCACCAGCGAGGCGAGGTTTGGCAACCCCTCCGCATGCCATGTCACGGGGGGAAATTGCATGCGGCCAAGCGGGCAGATGCGGGAGGCGCCGAGCGTCGCGATCCTGGCGGCGTTCACCTCGGTCGCGGGCCAGATGCCGATCGCGCCGAGCCAGCTGGCGACGGGTGCGAGCGCGCTGGCGAGGCCGGCGGCGGGGAGAGGCTTCACGAAGACGACGCGGTCCAGCGGGGATGTCGCAAACCAGGGATCTTCTTCGTAAATCACGGTCCAATCCGTGCCGGTGGCGCTGGTCCACAACTGCACTCGCGGATCGCTCGCCGAGCGAAAGGCATAGCTGGCGCGGAGGTCGGCGATGGCCGCATTGCCGCCAACGCTGAGCGCACGCCGAGGCGTGGCTCGATTGAAGGCGTCCATGGCTTCCGCAAGCCTCGCGGCGTAGGTCCGCGCGGAGAGGCCGCGAGATTCGTCGACGTAGATGTCGTGCGGAGAGAGGCAGCCCTGCTGGTCGTAGAGCGAGACGTCGCGCGCGGCGCTCGCGGCGGATTCGCACGCGGGATCGTCGAACACGATCGCGAGACTCACCCGATGCCCGTGGGCCTGGAAGGGCACCCCGGGCGAAACTTTCGCGCGAAAGTGGGCGATCGTCTCGTCGCTACCGAAGATCGCCATGGCCCCGGCCTCGCGCAGCCAGGCATCGGGAAGCGAGGAACTCAGCTCGACGCGCGCGGCGAGATCTGGCGGAAGATTCGCCCGAAAGGCGTCCACTTCGGGAAGGCCGACGGCGGGGACCTTCACGCGATTGTGCGCACCGAGAAGCAGGCCGCGGAGCAGGCTTTGCAGCGCGGCGTGCGGGGTGTTCCCGCTCACGATGTGAAGGATGCTTTCTGGAGCGATCGCCCGCGCGAGGCGCCCACCGTAGGGGCGGAAACCGTCGAGAATCTCCGCATGCCCCAACTCGAGCGCGACGAGCTGGACCAAGTCGGCCGTTCGGATTTCGCCCAAGATCGGAAATCGCGCGGCGACCTCGGCCAGGGCCTCGGCTCGGGCGGCAGTGGGTCGAAGACGCTCGGGAGTCATGAATGGCCGACAACATGGGCGGCTTAGAGAAAAATCGCGAGCAAACCCTAACTGTCGATTTTTATACTTTCCAAGAACACTCAACTTCGGAATGATCCGGCCCCGTGCAACAAAAAAACCTGCCATTCGAAATCCAGGAATTCGAACGTCTGCTGGCCCGGCCTAACAGTGATCCCACCGGCCTCGCGGGGTTTTTCAACAGCGGGCAAATTTACGTGGGGCGCGTCCCGGCCCGGCTCGACGTGATGGGAGGCATCGCCGATTACTCCGGCGCGAATGTTTGCGAAGCCGTGCTCGGCCGCGGAATGTTGATGGCGCTCCAGCCCCGGACTGATCGGACGCTGCGCATTCGCACGATTCAGGAAGGCCGGCGCTCGCTTCCGGTGGAAACCCGCATTCCGCTCGACTATTTCGCCTCCGGCGACGGGCTGGCCAGCTACCCCGAGATTCACGAGCTCTGCTCGGCGAATCCCCTCTCGAGCTGGGTCTCTTACATCGGCGGAACGATCTTCACCCTGCTCAAGGAGGAGTCCATCCGGCTGCCCTACGGCTTCAGCCTCCTGCTGCTCAGCGCCGTGCCCATGAATGTCGGCATCGGCAGCTCCGCCGCGGTCGAGATCGGCACGATCTCCGCGCTGAACGCCTACCTGGGCCTCGGACTGGATGCGAGCCGGATCGCGAGGCTTGCGCAGATGGCAGAGAACCATGTCGTCGGCGCGCCGTGCGGCATCATGGACCAGACCGCCATTACCAGCGGCCGCGAAGGCCGGCTCACCCACATTCTCTGCCGTCCCGGGAAGGTTCTCGGCGATCTGGCCATTCCGCGTGGCACCGGTTTCATGGGCATCAGTTCGATGGTGCGTCATTCCGTTGGCGCAAATCCCTACAGCGACACACGCATCGGCGCGTTCATGGGCCGTCGCATCATCAACGACCAGCGCGCGAAGACCGGCGCCGGCCGGCTCGAATACATCACCGAGCTCTCGGTCGCGGAGTTCAACGAGCAATACGCCGGCATTCTTCCGGAAAAGATTCTCGGCTCGGAATTCGTCACCGCCTACCGCACGCACGACGATCCCGTCACCACGATCCAGCCCGACGCGACCTATCGCGTTGCGGGGCCGTCCCGTCACCCGGTCGAGGAGAACGAGCGCGTGCTGGCTTTCATGGAGGCTCTCAAGTCGGCCGGGGAGGGCGATACGGCCGCATTGGTGACTGCCGGGGAGCTCATGTATTCCGCGCACGAGAGCTACCGCACGAACTGCCATCTCTCGGTGCCGGAAGTGGATTTCCTCGTCGAGGCCGTGCGCAAGCGCGGACCGAAGAGCGGCCTGTATGGCGCGAAGATCACCGGTGGCGGCACGGGCGGCACGGTGGCGATTTACGGGCAGCTCGACGCGCTGAAGAAGCAGGTGCCCGAGATCGCCGAGGAGTATTCCCGTCTGATCGGCCAGCTTCCCGACATCTTCGAGGGCACGTCGCCTGGCGCGCTCGAGTTCGGCGCCCGCCGCTATCACTTCGACGCGAACGGCTGGGGCGGCGAGCCGGTCTGATTTCCTGATCACAATGAGCGCCACTGTTCGCAAAGCCGTCGTGCCCGCCGCGGGTCTTGGCACCCGCCTGTTTCCCGCCTCGCACGCGGTGAAGAAGGAGCTGTTCCCCGTGGTCGGCCCCGACGGCATCGCTCGCGCGATGATTCATTACCACCTGCTCGAGCTTGTGAATGCGGGCATCGAGGAGGTTTGCGTGATCGTCCAGCCCGGCGACGACGCGCCCATCCGCGCCTACTTCGAAGGGGCCGACGATGCCTACCTGCGCCGGCTCGAGAAATACCCGCGCCTCCACGCCGAGGCCCTGCATATGCGCGAGCTGGCGGGCCGCCTGCGCTTCGCCACGCAGCACGAACAGGAAGGCTACGGCCACGCCGTCTTCCAATCCCGCGATTTCGCTGCCGGTGAGCCGGTCGTGCTCTGCC is part of the Chthoniobacterales bacterium genome and harbors:
- the infA gene encoding translation initiation factor IF-1 — encoded protein: MSKEEALSAQGIVTEVLPGTMFRVKLGNGHIVLAHISGKMRKHFIRIVPGDAVTVELSPYDLTKARITFRESGGPPRPSA
- a CDS encoding acyl-CoA reductase yields the protein MVQLVALELGHAEILDGFRPYGGRLARAIAPESILHIVSGNTPHAALQSLLRGLLLGAHNRVKVPAVGLPEVDAFRANLPPDLAARVELSSSLPDAWLREAGAMAIFGSDETIAHFRAKVSPGVPFQAHGHRVSLAIVFDDPACESAASAARDVSLYDQQGCLSPHDIYVDESRGLSARTYAARLAEAMDAFNRATPRRALSVGGNAAIADLRASYAFRSASDPRVQLWTSATGTDWTVIYEEDPWFATSPLDRVVFVKPLPAAGLASALAPVASWLGAIGIWPATEVNAARIATLGASRICPLGRMQFPPVTWHAEGLPNLASLVRWVDFEAVDGL